The Cottoperca gobio chromosome 5, fCotGob3.1, whole genome shotgun sequence region tatatatatataatatataacaaaacacTATACTATGGGTGATAAAATACAATTAAGTCCATCATTAATCAcgtgtcatttattttctgtacagACAGAATTTTTGTAGAAACTGTACAATCTTTTTAACATgccaagacaaaaaaaaaaggaagaaatatgTAAACAGGAGAAGTAAATTTACTTTGCTTATGTAcaattttataaattatataatccCCATCTTAAAACACCTACATTACAGATTTGTTCCATGGTAAGGTTTTTACTACTTTGACAAAAAGGCATCATACATGGGGTGAAATCATTAAAGGGAGAAGACTTCTCTTTTGCTTCCAGGATAATTCACTTGTCATTGTTGATGCAGACATGGTGGAGGTCCGCCTCAAAAAGAAGCAAATGATCTGCAGGCCGTGACGATCAATCACTTGAGATTTAGACTAACGACTCATTCCAATTCAGTGAATCGAGCAAACATGGCTTTGCGGACTGCGTCTTTGTACGTGTCTGAAGCAGAGAGGCTATAGTTGCTGCCTTTAGTGCCAAGTCCAGCTCCTTTTGTTCTCAACTGTGCCTGTGGAGGAAAAGCACAAACTTAAGCACCTTGTAGAGACATATAGTTATCGATGCTGATGGGTACTTGAGTCAGACACCACCAGGTAATCGTTGTGAATACCTCAATTGGTGTAGTGATGCCCTGCTGGTTACGACCGAGACCTTTCCCCTCCTTCCATCCCATGGCCTGCAGCATTTTGTTCCCAATATTGTCACTGTTGAGGCCGTCTTTAGTGGGCTGTTCATAGTTACTGCACAGTGGAAAAGGgacattttaatgatttaaacatCAATAACAAAACTCTGGACACTGCAGGGACTGGAAAACAGTATTTTACACAAATCAGCCATTTAACAGAATGAAATTGCTTACATGACTGGTGCTGGTTGactaaacttcttctttttaGGCGCTGGGGGTTCAGGGATTCcatatttttctctcctctcagctgcaCGGTCTCTATATTTCAGCTATTCGCCAGAAGGacaaaaaacattcagaaatgtaaaatgcagTCACTTTAAGAACCACTCACGAGCAGCTGGGGGATTTTGTTTTGAGACAAAcctctgtttcttttctctccaaCTCTTCCAGCTCTGCTTCTGTCATTTTGGATCTTTGGAAAATCTCCATGTTTTTCTAGAAAAGATAAGATGAATACCTCAATGAACTAATGCTCTTATGGTTTTCTTGACAGACACTTAGTCCTGAAGACACTGTGTGATGTTACCTTGTGGAGGTCAGAGAGCTGCTGATGTCGAACTAGACTCTCTTTGTTGGGAAACTGTCTCCTACACAGTAGACAAGCCAACTTGGTCCAGTCTGTCATCTTGTCCTGTCCTCCTTCTCCACCATCAGGGTCTGGTAGCCCCTCCTCAGGGTCACTGTCTCCACTGTAGGCTGCCACAAGGCCACACTAACCACACCATGGAAAGACAGAAGGTGGGTGTCAatgttattaacattattaacatatgtagtagtagtagtagtagtagtagtagtagtagtagtagtagtagttgtagttagtagtagtagtatagaaAACACTCACCTTGGAAGTGTTGACTGAGCTGGGTGGTGGCTCCTCCTCCGGGCCCCTAAACACCTCAGGCATTAATCTGTCTAGACTTCCTGCCtgctacaaaaacaaaatacacataaaatcaataaatctatttatggaaaaaaaaaaaaaaagtctaaatctTAAATTGCAGAACTTTGTCAGATATTTAATCCCGCTGGATTACCTTCTTCTCAAACAGTATGAAGCCAGCATCAGCAGCTGctgcctccttcctctcttcttgaCTAATGGGCTGAAAGCCACCCCTGAAGTTGTCTTTGTGCTTGTTCAGACTTTTAGCCCACCGTTCCATATCTTTAGCAATCTGAAAGAATCAATTTGAGCGTCAATGTTCAAAgtctaaaaatgaaaaatattgagAAATGGCTACATAGAAGGTGAATAAGCCACATGCATAACAGACACTATGTGCTGATGCAGAATGTACATCTATACCTGCTGAGCAGTCTTGCTTTTGggcttttcctttttctccttgCCCTCTTTCGATTCTTTGCTGCCTGACGCGTTATCATTTAGTCCAGCATTTGCGTCGGCGGGAACGTATGTTTGCTTCTCACTGTCCCAGTACAGATACTGCTGGGTCTGAGAGTTGTAGTAATACTGAAAACAGATAAACACCAatgtaaataatcaaaacaatatGAACTCCTGGGATTCTCAACAACATGACAGAAAACCAAGTGACTcacacatggtgtgtgtgtgcgctactTACATGAGTGTTTGGGTCATAGTAGAGGCCAGTTTGAGGGTCATAATAGTAGCCAGAGGACTCATCATACTGATAGGTGGACGTGTCAGGAGCTGTCAATtgtaaaacataacattattaACAACTAATGTAGAAAACTGGAGAATTTGGAGAAGTTTTCatgcatttagaaaataaataccaTTTAAGTTACTAATATAACTGAATTATTTCACTAGACTTCCCCACAAAGGTCACATTAAAACACCTTTTGATCTCATGAGTTTTAAGCAAATTGCAAATGAGCTTTAGTGGTAACGGAAAGTTATCTCAGGTGCTGTTGGATTGTGCACATACTAAGTCAGTCTATCAAAGACTAGTCGTGGCTGTCTGGTTTGTAAATGTAGCTCTTTGAATCAGTTTGATATtcaccaaatgttttatttgggaATGGCATCCCTCTCTTAAACTACAAATAGAACCATAATATCTGTACATGACAGTGACCTCAAGGAGTTTCTCTTCATGCACATCAACAGGACAGGATCGAGTGTGTGCTCATACCAGTGCTGGCGTCAGCCGTCTGTCCTGCTAATGTAACAGTGGCAGCAGCCACAAGGCCAACGGGCCCATACGCAGCGTCAACGCCTGAAAGACGTCCCTTGTGGGCGTTTGCCTCCAAATGCTGGGCAAATGCCTGAAATGAATATCATGGTTATTTGGAGATTGCATTTTAATTATAGTACTATAATGTCATTACAGAATTGACAACAATGTGCATGTTACCTGAACAGCTGGCTGCGAAATGATATGGGGTTGATAGACCTGTGCACCCTGTGCGATTACTACTCCAGCTGCAGTTGGAACAATCTTCACACCTGGGGCTGCTATAAATTGGAAATGCATTGTACTGTGACAACTCTTCCAACACTCAACATCACTACGCAAACAAAGTCAAATGATTAGCTTTTTCAGAGTCTGCACTTGTTGCTTCTAAATACAGGGTTTGTCTACTTGCTGTGATTTGTTGTTCCTACAACGTTCGTATGAACAAATGTTAAGATATCCTGTCATCTCAGCTGCATGTCGTCGCATTAAAGGACTGAAAGACCACATTTGAGTAAATAGCACCGTGACAGCGTCTCTTACCTCCTAGAATCCCATTTCCCTGGGAGGTGCTGGCTATTGCTCCTTGCTGGTAGTAGGCCTGGAAGTCCTATTGGAAAAagtaaattactttaaatatacaattaatTTCAGAAATTCAGTTGTGACAAATTACCTCACCCaagtcagttttgtttttaaatccaaaaGGAGGATGTAGATACTCGAGTGTAAAATGTGTTGCGATATAAAAAAGGTACAGCCTCATGTCTCATCTCTGAGGCGATGAATATAACGGTCAGTAAGCTTGACACTGATGAATCAAATCAGGACAATTATTTCTCTGAGGACGTGTGTTGTCCGTGTTGCAGTCTCCTATACCTGTCAGTAGATGTCACTACAGCTGTGTTTTACTGAATGCATCTCTAAAGCAAACTAATTGAAAGGTATGAGAATGTATCTGTTCTCAAGTTACAGTTGATCCGTTACAATCTTTGCTCCAGTCGTTCTACCAACCTGTGCCCTTGGAGTGTAGCCTTCTTGCAGGTAGCTGTACTCTGACATTCCATCTGCGCTCTGCTGTGGCTGAAACAGGTAAAGCATGGGTTACGAGCCTGTAACAATGTCACTGGGAGATGATCAATAGCAGGATGTTGACAGTAAATGGACCTACCTGACTCGAAGACCACTGGGCTGCAGCAATAGCCGTGCTGGCCACGGAGAAGGCACTGACGCGATTTCCGTCAGGTAGCAAAAGGTCCCTAAATCAAGCAGAGAGCAAAGAAATGCAAACGAGATTATTAGCATCTTTTATTTGAGTGTGGCTGAATCTCTACACTTtgtgaatcaaaacagcaatttgTCAAGGAAATTCAAAAAGTGAAGAACATGCATGAAGGTATATCTTTTAGTCTAATATCTTATCACAAATCAAAAAGGCAAGTACTTTTATACTCACTTTCTAGCACTCTTAGCAAAATCCACACCTATTGTTTTTCCATCCAGTTTCAGCGGCGGCTGCAGTCCCTGTAAGATTGTTAGCAGCTGAGAGGCCTCCTGTGAAAAGGATTGatataacatttgaaatgacacGCAGGCATCAATACGTTTCCAAGTTCGTCAAGGAGAAAACTAAAGAGTAACATTAGCTGAAAGCCAAATGGAATTGTTATAGCAGTAAATGGTGATCCTGAATTACAGTTAATTGTGACATTGTTCATATGTACATGTTAAAGAAAGCCTTACCAGAGGAGAGGACAGCTGTACAAAGGCAAAGCCTCTGTTCTGGCCCGTCTGCTTGTCCTTGATGAGGCGAATGTTGTTGGATGAAAGATTAGCATATGGTGCCAGGGATGTCAAGATGGCTTCCACGGTGGCCAGAGGAGCAACATTTCTTAGGATGATTGCTGTGTATGACAAAAGTCTATATTTAAGAACAACCTACCATGGAGATGGATATTTCTGTTTCAAACTAAAAGTAGGACATTGCATCTATAAAAGAGAAGTCCTTACTGTCGCCATAGAAATCTCCGCTGGGTTGAGATTCAGAGGCTCCAGTATTATTGCCGGTTTCACTTTCTGTTGATAGAACGACAGAAGTAAGAGGTGCGTTAACATAACGTTCAGAACTGTGTTATCAAAGAACTGGAAATGGTGTATATAGAGATAAGTGTCACTGTGCTAAAATGTCAGTATTTAAAATTTCAGATAGTCTATTTCGTAAACTCCATTATGTATCATGTTTTGATCcccattttgtattattgtcaGGTAAGCAAGGAACAAAAATGGCATGCTGTTTCTCATCTAAGCACTTTGCCTACATCTTATGAATCCATATCATTTGGTGTACTAGGCCTCTACaacaccaaaaacacaaactttgcTTTGCATCCCAGCACTGTTGCCTTAGGCTGCCCGGATGTCTGCAGTCTTTGGCCTCTTGTTGATTTAACTACTTACCGGCTTTGGCTGCTCCACACCTGAAGCACTTCAGCCTCCTCCGGAAATTGTACAGGCCACACTGCAAGTAACCGTTcacatcatttttattatacACCTACTAAAGCCCTGAACAGTGCTGCCTCAGAAAACAGGCAACTATATTGGTGCAGCATACCATACTTACCTGAGACACAACCTAACCGTTACCGCTTAATCAATTGTAGGTGTGCCAGAAAATACACTGACAGGACTGCATCAAATGTAACTTACGAGCCCAACATACATACTTAAAggcatgtgcgtgtgtatgcgtgtgaaGTGTTCTGTAGTAGCATTGTTTCGATAATTTGGCCATGAAACCAAGACAGATAATTCACTTACAGTGTTGCAGAGCCAGTCTTCATACTTGTTTCTGGGGTGACTGTAGTGCATGTCCACGCTTTTGCCTTGGATGGTCAGGCGTTTCTGAAAGAGGACGACAAAAGTCACTCAAGCGTTCCTGGAGAGCAATCTCATCATTAGAGCAAGCAGTGTtggaagggagagaagggggagagggaCCCCCAACAGATAGCCTTTGTGTTAAAGACAAGACAGGCACATGATGTATATGTGAGCATGATGTATAGAGGGTTTAAGGTGTTTGGGACCCGAGTGCCCAGGCTGAGCTGGAGCAGAGTGTAAAATGTGACCCTAACAGACATTtctgaaaaaggaaaacaaatggagataaaagaaaaaaggaaactcCTCTTTTACTGGAGGCAATGCTTAAAAAGAATAGGCTGCGCTTACATTCAACTCTAAAATATTACTGATAATGCCTCTATCAGCAAGGTACAGGTAGTGTGTTCATGATCTTGATCCTGCCATTACATTTActaaacaaaatactttcttATATCATTCAATTGTAAATCATGTATATAACCATCTCTActaaaaaatagaaaatcaaATCTTTTTGCTCTGTGGCATACAATCCATGAGTTTTTCAAAAAGATCTGTAGTTTCCACACTACTTATTCAATGCACTTTGGTTGCCTTTTGGGTTATTTTTTCCATATCCCCAAGATTAAAACTAGACTTGGCGATTGTGAAGCAACCTGATTGGTCTCCATCCATCGGGTAGCATCTTGCAAGTGATAAAAGTCCACGAAGGCGAAACCACGGCTTATACCTAGAGACAGCATTCAAATATAGACGGGAGGCGTGTTAGTTAAGAGTCCATTGGCATATTATTCAAACTCTTCCACAAACTGCTTCACGACCCAGGCCCTGTATGGTACACAATAGGCCACTCCTTAGGAGCTTTACCATAGCAAGACTGCTGAATACCATTGTTTAAAACACACTCAACAACAAAGTGTGTCTGCCAATTGAGTTTATGTTAAAACTGATATTGCTGCTCTTACTTACCTTTAAAAAGATCCACAGTGAACTGAAATGATAAGTCTTAAATCAACATCTAAAATCCTTGATACTATTCTCTCCTAGCAGCTATGGGAAAATGGGTCTGAATGGAAGCAGATTTGCCCTACGGTCAAagactggggggggggaggccaAGGTCCGTTATATATCTTGTTCTcacctgttttctttttcatcagcCTGACATCCACTGGCTGCGGTCCCTCCAGTTGGTCTATGGCAAAACAAATCTGAACAACATGCAGAAGGTATGTTAATATAATGATTCAAAACCTgacaccccaccccccccttaAAAACGCATTTCATTTTACAGAATGAGTggtgcacacacataaaaccaAACTAAACACTAAAGAGGTGGCATATCTGCAGAAGAACAGTGACGACTTACATCGTCTTCAGTGATATGAGGTGCCAGACCCCAGAGCATGATGGTcttgctcttcttctcctccccagGCTCCCTTTTGTAATCCTCTGGGTAGTCGCCTTCAGAGTGATAACCGTCTTCTGATCTATCACTGTTACGTCGTTTCCTTTCTCTTTGCTTTAAAACCAACAGATCAGTGCATCGGTTTATTGTCTACACATTATGTTAACAGTCTTTTTactaatacattatattaacataaaaataaatcactgaTATTTGAACAACTACCTCTGGACTGTCTCTTGATCCACGACGATCTCCTTCAAAGCGATCACTGCGTCTCTCTTCGCCCCAGCGGCGCATGTTGTGGTCACGCTCTTGGTCCCTCTCTCGTCTGTCACGCCATTCTGATTCATCGCGGTTTTGGTCAGAGCCATATCTGCCGCTACGTTCTGTCCGACTAATCCTATTCAGGAGCATATTGGAAGGGAAAGCAACACATAAGTACACCTACATTTTTTAGGGAAGGATTCAATCAAGTACTATGGTATCAGCAAACTCACCAACATAACTCAATTAACATAACACAAAAGTAATACGCCTGACATGTTCTCCCTGTTGTCAGGGCACTGTCTCAAGTGTGGTCAAAGATTTACACTAAAATGCTTCAATATGTACAGTGGTTGATGCAGTGCTTCGTGTGCAGCATCACATTTTAATCTGGCGACATTTtcataaacattcaaacaatgCTTTTGGCACTCGAAGATATTGCCAGAaaattttaactttttttagcCCTTTTAATATTTCTTGGTCTCAATTCATGTGATGTGGTCAGAAAGAAGCTGAGCAACTGTGCAACAAAGCTGCCGCACAATTAGTCAGTGGTCACGGTCTCATTTCAGGAGTTGGATATATTAAACAGCCCTGACTTGCAACCTTCTCTCAAACTGGAGAGCACAATGCCTAGCTCTGCTAAACAAGCTACAATACATCAGTCATTCCATTACTATATTATGAtatacatttcaacatttatacttttactgtcaCTTTAATTCAATAGAGAGAATGTTCTTAGGATTAGGCTTTAAGAGGAACAATGGTTACAATGAAATGGTGAAGTTCGTTTACACATTCACAAGTGTTGACTGAACTGACTCGGTCTTCTATGAGGGGTGAAAGTAACAAAAAGGAATTGATGAAAATGCACATGAATGGAGAAATAGGTGTAAAAATGGATGtcaaatgaatttaaaaaagtagtgataaaagcagatttaattaaaaacagccaTGTTTTATAATTCCCCCCCACCTTACATGAATCATTCACAACACAAAATTGCCATTCGTCATTTAAGGAAAGTGGTCTCATGggtaaaagtaacaataaataattgaaagaaTGGAAATGATGAAAATGCTTGGGGATAAATTGACATTGTGTATGGaggaaacacacatttcttgcTGTAAAGTACGATAAATGTCAGTGAATGGGAGTGAATGACACATGTTAATAGTACACACAACACAGCCCAGTTGATTATGAGAACAACCTTGTTTCAAATAATTTGTCAATTAAGTTTATCAAAAACGTGTCACTCCATTTATACATTTCATCACTTCCCGTATTAATTAGTAAGCATTTTTATCACTtccatttttataattaattaaggTTACTCCTACCGTTGAGGCCACTTTTCTTAAATGATAAATGGGAAGTTTCAGTTGTGGATGATGAATGAAGAATACAAGCCGGGGACAATTATGAAACATGGCCCTGTTTTCATCACGTCACGACCGTTTCATTCAAATCGGCTTTAACTTTATCAAATCACTTGATCAATTATTACTCTATTTTTCATTGCagattcatttttaattcacatGCATGTTCATCACATCCATGCATATCTAATACTTGTATTACTTCCACCGTTTGGAGATAACGCTACATGTTAGCTATTAAACTTACTTAAGGCCAGCGTTAATGCACACGTTACAGGCAGGTGTTCTGGGTGCCATTCAACGTTGTTGTAACGCTCGCTCTCCTCAGAGAAGGTATTTGAATTAAGATTAAAATGAACACTGCCATTTTAGTTAGCCACACCTACCGTGGCGAACAGCGCTAAACGTTACTAGCAGTTACTCACCTTTTATCAGCTCCCATCTCTCCCAAATGCACACGCACGACTCtaaaatgcaaaaatggcaaGAGTTTCAATTAATACAAACACTCTGTTGCGTGTTTGGTTTATTAGCATGTTTAAACACAGTTCCACTACAGTCGAATTAGCTGGATTACAATGACCACAACAAACTGCTTGTTAGCCATAACATGGATCCGGTCTAACTTTAGCAAACCGACATAATTTATGTGAGAAGCCATACAATTGTTTCAGTTTCCAGTCTGAATATACAATAACTCACCAGTGTAGTTTGTTAATAATGTTATCACCCACTAATAGTTTGTCAAAAATGTATCTAAAAAATCGTGGGAAATAAAATTCATCTCACGTTCAAGGACTCAACACTACTACGACACCTTCTTTGTCCCAAGATGCATTGGTGTATAAcccgttgcattgtgggatggAATATATTTTGCCCCGCATTTTCCTCACAGGCAGCACTTTGTTCTGGGTTTCAAATATACTCTGTTGGTTCTTTTTGTCCGTCCCCAATGTTAAAACAACTGGCTATAGTTAGGATTGAAATGACATATTAAGAGTTGGGCTGGGGTCACATGTTGTTACAGTTATCAGTCTGCTAATGCTATATGTGTGTAGCGTTTTAAGTGTTGCCTGAAAGCCTAATCTAAGGGCAAAAATCCAAACTATACTTTTTCGGCCATTTTACTGTGTATGTAGCTTTTTTAGCTTGCCATATTTGCAATATGTGTTTTGCAATCATATAGCGCTTTAAAACTTTACAAGACAGTCAGTAGGTTGCATTGTAAAGCAAATTGCAATAAGCTAATTTACAGAACATAATTTACTGTTGAATGATTAACTCTTTTCAGGGCAATTTTaaatcttgtttctagtcttcAACACTGGTCACAAAACCATACCAAATCCTACTGTTAATATTTTGTTCATACtttattacaaatatttaattttcattCTGGCCGGTTCTGTGGGCTATTGCACTGTGTCCAGCTCTTGCTTGTACAATAGTATGTATGTAATACCTACTGTAcacgtttgtgtttgtttaacatAGTCTAGCTGTTTGTTGATATTTGAATATTCCTGTTAACTTGTCTAGTCTGTTTGAAAATAGCTCCTGGTCAATAACATTTCATCTGCCTAGggtaaagtacaaaataaaacaaatcattgtttatcatttattacagtatttaaaacCTGACACATCACCAAACATTGCACTGTACAAGCAGGTCCTCAATAAAGATGACTACACAATTTAATTGTTCTTGGCACACAAGTATGTTCCCCTTTCATAAATCTCTAATGTGGTAATGACACCGCACACAACACAGATGGTCATCAAGTTGTGCTGATACCAGATCCATAATTGAGCTCAACAATATTTTTTCAGCCAATACTTATGGATCATATTTTACGTTTTGTAACATTGATGATAATCGAGTCACTGGCACCCAAGACAAGACCCATCTCTTCTTTACAAATGTACcatgacataaaacacaaaactcagccatataatataaaaatggtCCACATGGTCCCAAAAGAGGAGGGTGGAATCCATCAAACTTATTCCAAAAAATCAGGGAGGGGGGTGGTCAGGTAGCTCTGGGATGCTATGAATTCCCATAATGATTTCTAGGTCAAGGTCTCTCCTTTCGTCACCTGTAATTAGACAAATAATTGCGTAATGGTTatatcattttgaaatgttcacataAAAAAGGCATTGGATTGTTGCATTGCAGTATACTTACTCTCGCCTCAATATATTCAATCCTCCTCTCCAACGCTGTCAGCTTCTCATTGAGGGTGGCCAATCGGGATCGACACGACATATCTAAAGAGGATAAATTGTATTAAGCATGTAACCGTTAATTCCAATCACTGTTACTGGTGACAACTTCTGAGAGATCATTTATTTTCAGGGTGTTCTTATGGGATGAACGTTACTGACAGCTGAGCAGACTAGCGTCTGCAGTGGCCTAACAGCCATTAACGTTAGCTGTCTCAACACTTGAATCCAGTAACGTTAGTCTTTACAATTATAGCTTTGAAATTTGCTATGCAGCTAACATAACAAGCGAAACAAAATGTAAGGTGACTCGACACCAAGCTGTCATGATACTTCAACGAGGAAACAATAACAAGCTCACAGCTAACGATCGCGCTAACTGGGAGTGGCCATTGAAAGCATCAACATCAATGCTAGCGACAGCTAAACTAACGTTAGCTGAACTAGCTAGCTATTCATCTAGATCAGCGTTAGCTGTCTACTCAGGCTATTCACATTAGTGGTCGTTAAAAGCTTACCAAATGAGTTAAGAAAGTCGGCAATTTTTTTGATACTGCTCGTTATCACTTCTATGTACTCTCGATTCGCCCAATCTTGGTGAATCTCTCTTTGCACTGGATCTTCCTGGCCAGCCATTTTGGACAAGTTGAGGTTTAGCGTAGCGTTCAATCGAGGATAGCCCTGTGCGCTCAACCAGGAAGCACAGCGTAGACTGGCAAAGTGTTGCTGCGGCTGTTTTAATATATGGgtaataatgaatataaaataacgGAAACTACTTTTGAATAAAGCATTTTGCGTATGAACGTTATGCACTATAATGTAACGAGACACTCACTAGAGTTAGAGTACCAATCAGCTGTGCTGATGTAACGGTAGTACGGTACAGCCAGAGGTGGATGAAGTACATTAGGCtactctgttacaagttaaagtactgcattcaaaatgtaactgaagtaaaagtacaaaagtattggtatcaaaatatacttaaagtaccaaaagtaaaagtactcattctgcacaaccaCCCATCTCAGAATAATaggatttatattatattaatggatTATAATTAGTTATGCATGTGTTCATCAATTTAATGACACAGCTGGTAAAGAAGTAACATGTTTTTTCCAAGTAAAATTAGCTAATTTAAGTTAGGATTAAAAAATAGCCTACAACATTTGCCTTCTGAATTGTAggggagtagaagtagaaagtagcaaGAAATGGAAATGCTGAAGTTAAGCAGGCtacttcaaaattgtacttcagtGCACttaagtaaatatacttagttactgttcACCACTGGTTACAGTTGCcaccaaattattattttgcacCTTCGGGACATGAGAATTCAACTCTCACCATGTCTAGTCTAAATTGGCTAATTCTTCGTAATTGTCAAAACTATTCCTTAATTTTgttcacataaacaaacactatTTCTTACATAAAGAAGTAGTCCTACATTAATACTTCCAGCCTAAATAGCTTACATTTTCCACATTCATACTGGAGTTGTATGTGtataactttattttcattattgattaatctgctacTTATTCTAGATAAATCGATAATCGTTTGGTCTttcaaatgacagaaaatattgaaaaatgtctgtcgcagtttctcaaagttaaagttgtttttaaatggctTGTTGTGTAACTTCAGAGATATtcagtataatataatataaaacaagaaaagcagaaaatcaattttttcacattttttttttaatgacaatcGACGTAACccattagtcgactaatcattgcagctcaaGCATGCAGTGTACATAAATGACAATAGCACTTTATatgacattacatttgtatgtctCCTCTTTGAGTTCAAATTAAGATAATTGTCATATGAGGTTTACACAGTAAGGCAGTCAGTATTTTACATGTTCATCAGAAACTC contains the following coding sequences:
- the rbm5 gene encoding RNA-binding protein 5 produces the protein MGADKRISRTERSGRYGSDQNRDESEWRDRRERDQERDHNMRRWGEERRSDRFEGDRRGSRDSPEQRERKRRNSDRSEDGYHSEGDYPEDYKREPGEEKKSKTIMLWGLAPHITEDDICFAIDQLEGPQPVDVRLMKKKTGISRGFAFVDFYHLQDATRWMETNQKRLTIQGKSVDMHYSHPRNKYEDWLCNTCGLYNFRRRLKCFRCGAAKAESETGNNTGASESQPSGDFYGDTIILRNVAPLATVEAILTSLAPYANLSSNNIRLIKDKQTGQNRGFAFVQLSSPLEASQLLTILQGLQPPLKLDGKTIGVDFAKSARKDLLLPDGNRVSAFSVASTAIAAAQWSSSQPQQSADGMSEYSYLQEGYTPRAQDFQAYYQQGAIASTSQGNGILGAAPGVKIVPTAAGVVIAQGAQVYQPHIISQPAVQAFAQHLEANAHKGRLSGVDAAYGPVGLVAAATVTLAGQTADASTAPDTSTYQYDESSGYYYDPQTGLYYDPNTHYYYNSQTQQYLYWDSEKQTYVPADANAGLNDNASGSKESKEGKEKKEKPKSKTAQQIAKDMERWAKSLNKHKDNFRGGFQPISQEERKEAAAADAGFILFEKKQAGSLDRLMPEVFRGPEEEPPPSSVNTSKCGLVAAYSGDSDPEEGLPDPDGGEGGQDKMTDWTKLACLLCRRQFPNKESLVRHQQLSDLHKKNMEIFQRSKMTEAELEELERKETELKYRDRAAERREKYGIPEPPAPKKKKFSQPAPVINYEQPTKDGLNSDNIGNKMLQAMGWKEGKGLGRNQQGITTPIEAQLRTKGAGLGTKGSNYSLSASDTYKDAVRKAMFARFTELE
- the brk1 gene encoding putative protein BRICK1; the encoded protein is MAGQEDPVQREIHQDWANREYIEVITSSIKKIADFLNSFDMSCRSRLATLNEKLTALERRIEYIEARVTKGETLT